One window of the Endomicrobium proavitum genome contains the following:
- a CDS encoding alpha/beta hydrolase: MLKKLMLFVCFLIFVATSFAAKVETVNIKSQAMNKEIPTLVISHEHLTEVGSPVIYLLHGYAGNEKSWSIIQPKLQSIADRYNLIFVCPYGENNWYLDSPIDKSIRYETFISSELVKYIDAHYATGENKSARAITGFSMGGYGAIRTAILHPEIFGAAGSASGAFELINLPSIPIDTSPRKDFNISSVLGKDKKLWKQYSLFNTISKTQKIFPAIIIDCGYNDTLVFNTNNKFHKKLLENNIAHDYIVRPGGHDITYWQNAIEYQILFFINYFAENYYNSGKLKI; this comes from the coding sequence TTTTTGTTGCTACGTCTTTTGCGGCGAAAGTTGAAACAGTAAATATTAAAAGTCAGGCTATGAATAAAGAAATTCCTACGCTTGTAATTTCTCACGAGCATTTGACGGAAGTCGGCAGTCCGGTAATTTATCTTTTGCACGGATATGCGGGAAATGAAAAATCTTGGTCAATTATTCAGCCTAAACTGCAAAGTATTGCAGACCGTTACAATTTAATTTTTGTATGTCCTTACGGAGAAAATAATTGGTATTTGGACAGTCCAATTGATAAATCTATAAGGTATGAAACTTTTATTTCAAGCGAGCTTGTAAAATATATAGACGCTCATTATGCGACGGGCGAAAACAAATCAGCGCGAGCCATAACGGGGTTTAGCATGGGCGGTTACGGAGCAATAAGAACTGCAATTTTACATCCTGAAATTTTTGGCGCCGCCGGCAGCGCAAGCGGAGCGTTTGAACTTATTAACCTTCCGTCAATTCCCATAGACACAAGCCCTCGCAAAGATTTTAATATCAGTTCTGTTTTAGGAAAAGATAAAAAACTTTGGAAACAGTATTCGCTGTTTAATACAATTAGCAAAACGCAAAAAATATTTCCGGCTATTATTATAGACTGCGGATATAACGACACTTTAGTTTTTAACACAAACAACAAATTTCACAAGAAACTTTTAGAAAATAACATAGCGCACGACTATATTGTTCGCCCGGGCGGACACGATATTACCTATTGGCAAAATGCAATAGAGTATCAAATATTATTTTTTATAAATTATTTCGCGGAGAATTATTATAATTCCGGTAAGTTAAAAATATAA